A DNA window from Clavibacter sepedonicus contains the following coding sequences:
- a CDS encoding ATP-dependent helicase — protein sequence MDPVLARFSPATREWFQGAFPGPTAAQTGAWEAVQKGSHALVVAPTGSGKTLAAFLWSIDRLASRPAPEDPMRRTRVLYISPLKALAVDVERNLRSPLVGIVQTAKRLGAEPPEVTVGVRSGDTPAADRRSLAKTPPDILITTPESLFLMLTSAARETLAGVETVIVDEVHAVAATKRGSHLALSLERLDALLEKPAQRIGLSATVRPPEEVARFLGGRSPVSIVSPKNTKEFNLRVIVPVDDMTELGTTAPLEGSAAQGDQPQQGSIWPHVEEGIVDLVLQHTSSIVFTNSRRLAERLTARLNEIYAVRIEEGRIDAEGRVVAASDAVPVLAGAAAGSGAGPGSARSTDFSATRRTAPRPPAELMAQAGSMEGADPVLAKAHHGFVSKEQRARIEDDLKSGRLRCVVATSSLELGIDMGDVDLVVQVEAPPSVASGLQRVGRAGHQVGEVSRGVIFPKHRADLIHSAVAAERMASGQIESLRVPANPLDVLAQQTVAAVALEPLGVEEWFDIVRGSAPFATLPRSAYEATLDLLSGRYPSDEFAELRPRIVWDRDEGTIEGRPGAQRLAVTSGGTIPDRGLFGVFMVGEKASRVGELDEEMVYESRVGDVFALGATSWRIQEITHDRVLVTPAFGEPGKLPFWKGDGLGRPLELGRAIGAFVRELSGSAVDDARARAGRVGLDDRAVNNLLAFLDDQKKATGHVPNDRTLVVERFRDELGDWRVVLHSPYGMQVHAPWALAVGARVTELYGIDGATMANDDGIVVRIPETDGEPPGADLFVFEPDELDAIVTREVGGSALFASRFRECAARALLLPRYNPGRRSPLWQQRQRASQLLDVARKFPAFPIVLETVREVLQDVYDLPALTSLAKDIEARRIKIVETTTEDASPFARSLLFSYVGAFMYEGDSPLAERRAAALSLDAGLLSELLGRAELRELLDPAVIARTELELQRTAPDRRAKGLEGVADLLRILGPLDAEEVAVRLEPEEAGSAADHLDALVAGKRALRVSFGGQPRVAAIEDASRLRDALGVPLPIGTPLAFVEPVADPLGDLVGRYARTHGPFTIADAATGIGLGSAVIADTLARLGAQRRVVEGEFRPGASGSEWCDVEVLRRLRSRSLAALRSEVEPVEQAAFARFLPAWQHVAGADRERGLRGVDGVLQVIEQLAGAPVPASAWETLVLPARVRDYTPAMLDELTSTGEVIWSGAGTLAGADGWVSLHLADQVALTLPEPDAHDTDELQREILTTLGTGGGYFFRQLSDAVGSTDDKALVTALWDLVWAGLVTNDTLSPLRALLAGGSTAHKTPQRAPRGRMYRGGRMPRPDMPTRTGPPTAAGRWSIVPLAETDATVRAAGTAELLLERYGVVTRGSVMTERVPGGFALTYKVLAGFEDTGRARRGYFIETLGAAQFSTGGTVDRLRGFTRDPDAGGRPLNALTLAATDPANAYGAALPWPRLDGSSPDADGGTGAGVGMEATDTEATGDTGADGASTAIAESGSVDARGERPTGHRAGRKAGALVVLVDGALVLYVERGSKTVLRFDDDEAVIRAAAESLGQIVRRGGVAKLAIEKVNGAFILGTPLGTALQEHGFSATPRGLRMRS from the coding sequence ATGGATCCCGTCCTCGCGCGCTTCTCCCCGGCCACCCGGGAGTGGTTCCAGGGCGCGTTCCCCGGCCCCACGGCCGCGCAGACCGGCGCGTGGGAGGCCGTGCAGAAGGGGTCGCACGCGCTCGTCGTGGCGCCCACCGGATCCGGCAAGACGCTCGCGGCGTTCCTGTGGTCCATCGACCGGCTGGCGTCGCGGCCGGCACCGGAGGACCCGATGCGACGCACGCGCGTCCTCTACATCTCGCCACTGAAGGCGCTCGCGGTCGACGTGGAGCGGAACCTCCGCTCGCCGCTCGTGGGCATCGTGCAGACGGCGAAGCGGCTGGGGGCCGAGCCGCCCGAGGTCACCGTCGGCGTGCGCTCCGGCGACACCCCGGCGGCCGACCGGCGCTCGCTCGCGAAGACGCCGCCGGACATCCTCATCACCACGCCCGAGTCGCTGTTCCTCATGCTCACGTCGGCCGCGCGCGAGACGCTCGCGGGGGTCGAGACGGTCATCGTCGACGAGGTGCACGCGGTCGCGGCCACCAAGCGCGGCAGCCACCTCGCGCTGTCGCTCGAGCGGCTCGACGCGCTGCTGGAGAAGCCGGCGCAGCGGATCGGGCTGTCCGCCACCGTGCGGCCGCCCGAGGAGGTCGCGCGGTTCCTCGGCGGGCGCTCGCCCGTCTCCATCGTGTCGCCGAAGAACACGAAGGAGTTCAACCTGCGGGTCATCGTGCCGGTCGACGACATGACCGAGCTCGGCACCACGGCGCCGCTCGAGGGGTCGGCGGCGCAGGGCGACCAGCCGCAGCAGGGGTCCATCTGGCCGCACGTGGAGGAGGGCATCGTCGACCTCGTGCTCCAGCACACGTCGTCGATCGTCTTCACGAACAGCAGGCGGCTGGCCGAGCGGCTCACGGCGCGGCTCAACGAGATCTACGCGGTGCGCATCGAGGAGGGGCGGATCGATGCGGAGGGGCGCGTGGTCGCGGCCTCCGACGCCGTGCCCGTGCTCGCGGGGGCGGCCGCCGGTTCCGGTGCCGGTCCCGGGTCGGCGCGGTCCACGGACTTCTCGGCCACCCGCCGCACCGCCCCGCGCCCGCCCGCCGAGCTCATGGCGCAGGCGGGGAGCATGGAGGGCGCGGATCCCGTGCTCGCCAAGGCGCACCACGGATTCGTCTCGAAGGAGCAGCGCGCCCGCATCGAGGACGACCTGAAGTCCGGCCGCCTCCGCTGCGTGGTCGCCACGTCGAGCCTCGAGCTCGGCATCGACATGGGCGACGTCGACCTGGTGGTGCAGGTGGAGGCGCCGCCGTCGGTCGCGAGCGGGCTGCAGCGCGTCGGCCGGGCCGGGCACCAGGTGGGCGAGGTCTCGCGCGGCGTCATCTTCCCCAAGCACCGGGCCGACCTCATCCACTCGGCCGTCGCCGCCGAGCGCATGGCGAGCGGGCAGATCGAGTCGCTGCGCGTGCCCGCGAACCCGCTGGACGTGCTCGCGCAGCAGACCGTCGCGGCCGTCGCGCTCGAGCCGCTGGGCGTCGAGGAGTGGTTCGACATCGTGCGGGGGAGCGCGCCCTTCGCGACCCTGCCGCGCTCCGCGTACGAGGCCACGCTCGACCTGCTGAGCGGCCGCTACCCGTCCGACGAGTTCGCGGAGCTGCGACCCCGCATCGTGTGGGACCGGGACGAGGGCACCATCGAGGGGCGGCCGGGCGCGCAGCGGCTCGCGGTCACCTCGGGCGGCACCATCCCCGACCGCGGCCTCTTCGGCGTGTTCATGGTCGGCGAGAAGGCGTCCCGTGTGGGCGAGCTCGACGAGGAGATGGTCTACGAGTCGCGCGTCGGCGACGTGTTCGCGCTCGGGGCCACGAGCTGGCGGATCCAGGAGATCACGCATGACCGCGTGCTCGTGACGCCCGCGTTCGGCGAGCCCGGCAAGCTGCCGTTCTGGAAGGGCGACGGGCTCGGGCGGCCGCTCGAGCTCGGGCGGGCCATCGGCGCGTTCGTGCGGGAGCTGTCGGGATCCGCCGTCGACGACGCCCGGGCGCGCGCCGGCCGCGTGGGCCTCGACGACCGCGCGGTCAACAACCTGCTCGCGTTCCTCGACGACCAGAAGAAGGCCACCGGCCACGTGCCGAACGACCGCACCCTCGTGGTCGAGCGCTTCCGCGACGAGCTCGGCGACTGGCGCGTGGTGCTGCACTCGCCCTACGGGATGCAGGTGCACGCGCCCTGGGCGCTCGCGGTCGGCGCGCGGGTCACCGAGCTGTACGGCATCGACGGCGCCACCATGGCCAACGACGACGGCATCGTGGTGCGCATCCCCGAGACCGACGGCGAGCCGCCGGGGGCCGACCTGTTCGTGTTCGAGCCCGACGAGCTGGATGCGATCGTCACGCGCGAGGTCGGCGGATCCGCGCTGTTCGCGTCCCGGTTCCGCGAGTGCGCCGCGCGCGCCCTCCTGCTGCCGCGCTACAACCCGGGCCGCCGCTCGCCGCTCTGGCAGCAGCGTCAGCGCGCGTCGCAGCTGCTCGACGTGGCCCGCAAGTTCCCGGCGTTCCCCATCGTGCTCGAGACCGTGCGCGAGGTGCTGCAGGACGTCTACGACCTGCCCGCGCTCACGTCGCTCGCGAAGGACATCGAGGCCCGGCGCATCAAGATCGTCGAGACCACCACGGAGGACGCGTCGCCGTTCGCCCGCAGCCTCCTCTTCAGCTACGTCGGCGCGTTCATGTACGAGGGCGACAGCCCGCTCGCCGAGCGCCGGGCCGCCGCGCTCTCGCTCGACGCGGGGCTGCTCAGCGAGCTGCTCGGGCGGGCGGAGCTGCGCGAGCTGCTGGATCCGGCGGTCATCGCGCGCACCGAGCTCGAGCTGCAGCGCACGGCGCCCGACCGGCGCGCGAAGGGCCTCGAGGGCGTGGCCGACCTGCTGCGGATCCTCGGCCCGCTCGACGCCGAGGAGGTCGCCGTGCGCCTGGAGCCCGAGGAGGCCGGGTCCGCCGCCGACCACCTCGACGCGCTCGTGGCCGGCAAGCGCGCGCTCCGCGTCTCGTTCGGCGGGCAGCCGCGGGTCGCCGCCATCGAGGACGCGAGCCGTCTCCGCGACGCCCTCGGGGTGCCGCTGCCCATCGGCACGCCGCTCGCGTTCGTCGAGCCGGTCGCGGATCCGCTCGGCGACCTCGTCGGCCGGTACGCCCGCACGCACGGGCCGTTCACCATCGCGGACGCGGCCACCGGCATCGGCCTCGGATCCGCCGTCATCGCCGACACGCTCGCCCGGCTCGGCGCCCAGCGGCGCGTGGTCGAGGGCGAGTTCCGACCGGGCGCGTCTGGCAGCGAGTGGTGCGACGTCGAGGTGCTCCGGCGCCTGCGGAGCCGCTCGCTCGCGGCGCTCCGCAGTGAGGTCGAGCCGGTCGAGCAGGCCGCGTTCGCGCGCTTCCTCCCCGCGTGGCAGCACGTGGCGGGCGCGGACCGCGAGCGCGGGCTCCGCGGGGTCGACGGCGTGCTGCAGGTCATCGAGCAGCTGGCCGGCGCGCCCGTCCCCGCCTCCGCGTGGGAGACGCTCGTGCTCCCGGCGCGCGTGCGCGACTACACGCCGGCCATGCTCGACGAGCTCACGTCCACCGGCGAGGTCATCTGGTCCGGCGCCGGCACGCTCGCGGGCGCCGACGGGTGGGTGAGCCTGCACCTCGCCGACCAGGTCGCGCTCACGCTGCCCGAGCCCGACGCGCACGACACCGACGAGCTGCAGCGCGAGATCCTCACAACGCTCGGCACAGGCGGCGGCTACTTCTTCCGTCAGCTGAGCGACGCCGTGGGATCCACGGACGACAAGGCGCTCGTCACCGCGCTGTGGGACCTCGTGTGGGCGGGCCTCGTCACGAACGACACGCTCTCGCCGCTGCGGGCGCTGCTCGCGGGCGGATCCACCGCGCACAAGACGCCGCAGCGGGCACCGCGCGGGCGCATGTACCGGGGCGGGCGGATGCCGCGGCCCGACATGCCCACGCGCACGGGACCGCCGACCGCGGCCGGGCGCTGGTCGATCGTGCCGCTCGCCGAGACCGACGCGACCGTGCGCGCCGCCGGCACGGCCGAGCTTCTGCTGGAGCGGTACGGCGTCGTCACGCGCGGATCCGTCATGACCGAGCGCGTGCCGGGCGGCTTCGCGCTCACGTACAAGGTGCTCGCGGGCTTCGAGGACACCGGGCGCGCGCGCCGCGGGTACTTCATCGAGACGCTGGGGGCGGCGCAGTTCTCGACGGGCGGCACGGTGGATCGGCTGCGCGGGTTCACCCGTGATCCCGATGCGGGCGGGCGGCCGTTGAACGCGCTGACGCTCGCGGCCACGGATCCGGCGAACGCGTACGGGGCGGCGCTGCCCTGGCCGCGGCTCGACGGGTCGTCGCCCGACGCGGACGGCGGCACGGGGGCGGGTGTCGGCATGGAGGCGACCGACACGGAGGCGACCGGCGACACGGGAGCCGACGGCGCGTCCACGGCGATCGCGGAGTCCGGCAGCGTCGATGCCCGCGGCGAACGGCCCACCGGGCACAGGGCCGGCCGGAAGGCGGGCGCGCTCGTGGTGCTGGTCGACGGCGCCCTCGTGCTCTACGTGGAGCGCGGCAGCAAGACCGTGCTGCGGTTCGACGACGACGAGGCGGTGATCCGCGCGGCGGCCGAGTCGCTCGGCCAGATCGTGCGGCGCGGCGGCGTCGCGAAGCTCGCGATCGAGAAGGTGAACGGCGCGTTCATCCTCGGAACGCCGCTCGGCACCGCGCTCCAGGAGCACGGCTTCTCGGCGACGCCGCGCGGGCTGCGGATGCGCTCGTGA
- a CDS encoding alpha/beta hydrolase, protein MTALPLDPDAVLWSAPTAELADRPLLVLLHGYGSHEGDLFGLSPYLPLAPVVASLRAPIALQGGHAWFPIVPGSTGDPDPDAADAAAQGVLDWLDALPATPRSVGLLGFSQGGATALQLLRLAPGRFAYAVQLSGFSVRGEHDGDAALAAAPTPVFWGRGTADQVIPEAAVARTAAWIGDHTALTERIYEDLPHSVSAAELRDVSAFIREHAG, encoded by the coding sequence GTGACCGCTCTGCCGCTGGATCCCGACGCCGTCCTCTGGTCGGCCCCCACCGCCGAGCTCGCCGATCGTCCGCTGCTGGTGCTGCTGCACGGATACGGATCGCACGAGGGCGACCTGTTCGGGCTGTCGCCGTACCTGCCGCTCGCGCCGGTCGTCGCGTCGCTGCGCGCGCCCATCGCGCTGCAGGGCGGCCACGCGTGGTTCCCGATCGTGCCCGGATCGACCGGCGACCCGGATCCCGACGCCGCCGACGCCGCCGCGCAGGGCGTGCTCGACTGGCTCGACGCGCTGCCCGCGACCCCGCGCTCGGTGGGGCTCCTCGGGTTCAGCCAGGGCGGCGCCACCGCGCTCCAGCTGCTGCGGCTCGCGCCCGGGCGCTTCGCGTACGCGGTGCAGCTCAGCGGGTTCTCGGTGCGCGGCGAGCACGACGGCGACGCGGCGCTCGCGGCCGCACCGACCCCGGTGTTCTGGGGCCGCGGCACGGCCGACCAGGTGATCCCGGAGGCGGCCGTCGCGCGCACGGCCGCGTGGATCGGCGACCACACCGCCCTCACGGAGCGCATCTACGAGGACCTGCCGCACTCGGTCTCCGCGGCCGAGCTGCGGGATGTGTCGGCGTTCATCCGGGAGCACGCGGGCTGA
- a CDS encoding NUDIX hydrolase family protein: MTVRTPDPNIPDPNSGWLSDVELAQIRQRLPLLYVEAVPVRVDGMGRVKDIGVLLRATVTGQMTRMLVSGRVMYGETLRDALFRHLEKDLGPMAFPQLPASPTPFSVAEYFPFPGASPYTDDRQHAVSLAYVVPVTGTCDPRQDALEITWMTPEEAASDAVSADMEGGRGALLRAALASVGVLP; encoded by the coding sequence ATGACCGTTCGCACCCCGGACCCGAACATCCCCGACCCGAACTCCGGCTGGCTGTCGGACGTGGAGCTGGCGCAGATCCGGCAGCGGCTGCCCCTCCTCTACGTGGAGGCCGTGCCCGTGCGGGTCGACGGCATGGGCCGGGTCAAGGACATCGGCGTGCTGCTGCGCGCGACGGTCACCGGGCAGATGACCCGCATGCTCGTCTCGGGCCGCGTGATGTACGGCGAGACCCTGCGCGACGCGCTCTTCCGCCACCTCGAGAAGGACCTCGGGCCGATGGCGTTCCCGCAGCTCCCCGCGAGCCCGACGCCGTTCTCGGTCGCCGAGTACTTCCCGTTCCCCGGCGCGAGCCCGTACACCGACGACCGGCAGCACGCCGTCTCGCTCGCGTACGTGGTCCCCGTGACCGGCACGTGCGATCCGCGCCAGGACGCCCTCGAGATCACCTGGATGACGCCCGAGGAGGCCGCGTCCGATGCGGTCTCGGCCGACATGGAGGGCGGCCGCGGCGCGCTGCTCCGCGCGGCCCTCGCCTCGGTGGGCGTGCTGCCCTAG